The genome window CAGAAACTTGGAGAGTGACAATTCATGAATAAAAAGCTGGTACATCGAGAAACCCAAAATGAAGAACTATAAAGCGAAGTGGCTGGGAaaactttcaacccagcaggAATGGATTCTgctcacttgggaaaaatgacagcAAGAAGGACAGCCAAAAAGCTTAGTCTGAAAGGTAAAAAGCCTTGAAAGAAGAAAGGGTGAAGGTTAGCTCTCCAAGGacgccccggaatggaaagtcagcaagtgacttttagagaaacagtattaaaagatgaaatccatgagaaaaaaagagaagagacgAGCCCCTAAGAAAAtgtcacagcacgagctctgaagggcaaaagagagaaatcactagtatCTCAGAGCCCTAGAAAACacgctataaaaggaagagaaaacccatgttgaagaAAGGTGTGAGGATTTTCAGTAgaaagaatatcataacagattcattagaactctgtaaaatttaagaaaaacagaggaatgtctcccggtatcccagaaacagccactatagtacatacttggattcaaaaggattcaaactttgcaagtcttagaggcttgaatagccatcaaagtctgtaatttttgagcttatttgaaccttgtatcacgtcttagtgagcacatttgtaatccacaatcaagaaaaataatgaaatatctcatattgatttgagaatttctaacaattactttgcatatttctttactgcttcttgctgctcaatacatatatattcttgcttgtaaagctgagtccctgcccaagcaaagccactcggacttgagttccaaatcccacaagtcttgtgcaaaagcataagtctgtgagaattggggtcaggatcctcgtggctgaatcattctcataagattcacttacatatatgtatgtgtattaatatatatatatatatatatatatatcctaatagtgcagagaaccagagattctgggttcttacaggcctaatacgtctcgggatcccacgacagtatgCCCGGGGTAccaggaggaatcgcatttttgccttgaggagatttatgtgacttgcgcacaacttggttcgtaatcagcccccatttagctgcggtgaaccaagcccagtccaccaaaaaatacaactatttggcccaggatccttgggcctgtgtgctaaagaaaaaagcactctcacagtTTACTATTTTCACCTCATGACTATCAGTCCATCAAACAAAAATGGAATTCAAACACCGGTGCACTAGTTTTtgtaccaaagaaaaaaaaaaaagtgcaaaaccGAAGAAAGAGTAGAATAAATAGAATTAGGAAATTACtccttctcacaaaaaaaaaaaaaaaaaaaaaaaaaaacctttctctctcaaaaaaaaaaataaataaataaatagaattagGAAATTACCTTTTGCAGAGCTGGTACATTCACTTCCACAGTAGCAAAAAATGACCACTTCACTTTAGGACAGTTCACCACTTCTAGCCTCTCCAATGGCAATGATGGCCAAACTGAAGAACTATTTCCTCCACCCAAACTGACAAGCTCTGGTAAGTTCACTAATATTAACTCTCTCAACTTAGATAGCACGCTGTTGTTTCCATCCCCATCATCTCCTCCTTTTTCATGGCCAAATACTTGCTTTAATTGAGGAAGATCATATAATGATAGTTTTTCTAGTTGGGGAAGATCTCGAGCAGTTGATAGACATACCAGATTGCTGCAATTCCATACCAGAATAGTCTTTAATTTTGGGAAGCCTGTAGGTTGATGGTGACTCTCTATTTCACAATCCCCAACTTCTCCTTCTCTGTTTTGGCCGAATACTTGCTTTAATTGAGGAAGATCTCGTAATTCTAGACTTTCTAGTTGGGGAAGATCTCGAGCAGTTGATAGACATACCAGATTGCTGCAATTCCATACCAGAATAGTCTTTAATTTTGGGAAGCCTGTAGGTTGATGGTGACTCTCTGTTTCACAATCCCCAACTTCTCCTTCTCTGTTCTGGCCAAATACTTGCTTTAATTGAGGAAGATGATGTAATTCTAGACTTTCTAGTTGGGGAAAATCTCGAGCAGTTGATAGACATACCAGATTGCTGCAATTCCATACCCGAATAGTCTTTAATTTTGGGAAGCCTGTAGGTTGATGGTGACTCTCTATTTCACAATCCCCAACTTCTCCTTCTCTGTTCTGGCCGAATACTTGCTTTAATTGAGGAAGATCTCGTAATTCTAGACTTTCTAGTTGGGGAAGATCTCGAGCAGTTGATAGACATACCAGATTGTTGCAATTCCATACCAGAATAGTCTTTAATTTTGGGAAGCCTGTAGGTTGATGGTGACTCTCTGTTTCACAACCCCCAACTTCTCCTTCTCTGTTCTGGCCAAATACTTGCTTTAATTGAGGAAGATGATGTAATTCTAGACTTTCTAGTTGGGGAAAATCTCGAGCAGTTGATAGACATACCAGATTTCTGCAATTCCATACCCGAATAGTCTTTAATTTTGGGAAGCCTGTAGGTTGATGGTGACTCTCTATTTCACAATCCCCAACTTCTCCTTCTCTGTTCTGGCCGAATACTTGCTTTAATCGAGGAAGATCTCTTAATTCTAGCCATTCTAGTTGCTGAAGACCTCGAGCAACTGAGATAGGAAAGATATATTCCAGTTTTCGGCAATTCTCTACCACAAGAGTCTCTAATTTTGACAGACATATTGGTTGATTGTGACTCTCCAATATCATTCCCTCAGATATTGTATCAGCAATGCATTCCATCTCACAAGACTTGATCAAAAAATATTCCACGGTATGGAACAACGACTTCAATGCGTTCATTGAGGAGGCATTCAAATCTTTGATTGCTAGGGTTCGCCTAGGTGTCATAGCAGACAAGAACGGATAGCCAATATCTATGACATATCTACGCAAATGCTCTGAGAAAACAAAGCCTTTGGGTAAATGATTCGAGCTCaaatttagagagagattaACCAAGCGGGGTAATGAGTTCAACTCTGATAAGTTAGCGTTGCTTATTTCTGTGGTTGTCCCTTCAACATCCCAATTCCGGAACCTATTACTAATGATAATTAGTTCTTCTAATTGGGATAATCTTCCTATCACATTTGACGGGATCCGTTCCAGTTTATGACAATACGTCAAATGTAGCATTTTTAAACTCGTCATTTCCCCTAACTCACTCGGCAATGCCTTTATTCCACATCTGTAAAAGCTTAAAGCCTCAAGTCTCTTTAACTTTCCCAAAGAAGAGAGGTTATCATTGAAATTGCAGTTGTTCAAATATAAGGTCCGAAGGTTTGTCAATAATTCGAGTGATTGTGATGATAAGATTATGTCATGTAGTGATAAAACCTTCAGACAATTCATCCCTTCAAACAATGCGTTAGAGATATTTTTGGAACTTTGAATTCCACCCAATAACAAAATGTTGAGTCTTGGACATACCAATTTATCAGGAAGTTGTTTGGTGTTGAAATCAATCAAGAAGATTGCTGTGGCTCTTTCAaagtttttgtttctctctAAACGAGTGCAGGCTCTTAGCTCGAATTCATTTTCCCCTTTTGATGTTATCCATAAGCCAATATCGCGAACCATGTCATGCATCTTCACAAATTCTTTACCAAAACCTTCTAGTAGTAAAGAAGAATCTTTGAGGCTATTGACTGCTGCACGCACTTGGCACCGTGCGTCTTCAAGTAAGTGAaaatcttcatcttcctctaATCCCATAACATATCTAGTCAATTCTTCAATGGGAATATTATAATCTTCTggaaataaagaacacaacaaaaaGCACAACTTGGTTTTGCGTTTTAATTGATCAAAACTCCACTTAAGACATGCATAAGCATTTTTATCTTCATCTACACCTTCAATATCAACAAGTCTAGACTTTCTTAGTTGATGCATTGCCACATTCCAATCATTGAGAGATTTTCCTGTAAGAGCCTTTCCCACTGTAATGATTGCTATAGGCAAACCTTTGCATTCTTTAACAACTTCTAGTACCACATCATTCAAGCCTGGGCAATCATCAACTATAGCGGTTTTTTTCATCAAAGCCAATGATTCTTCCTCCACTAAGAAATTTAATGGAATTTTCCTTTGACAACGCATTAAATTGCATACATGCACACTTCGAGTAGTCAAAAGCATCTTGCAACCCCTGTGATCATCACGAGATGGAATTCCAATAGCTTCTAAGTTGACATCTTTCCAAACATCATCAAGGATTATGAGGATCTTCTCTGCTTTCTTTATTCTTAAGCATATTTCACTTGCTCTTGCCATATCGCTCTCATtatcaagtttcaaatttaaacaGCCTGCAATTTCACCTTGAATTCTTCTAACGTTTGGAGTCAACGACACAACAGTCATCACAATTTCATCGAAAAGATTtagttctttggttttcttgtgCACTTCCTTCACCAGTGTTGTTTTACCAACCCCCCCTATTCCATGCAGTCCAATCCTTTGACTGTCATCATCATGCAATGCCTCCATAATTTGTTGGAAAGCCAATTTTCTTGATTCAAACACCTCGAAATCACTAGATGAAAAGATCTCTATGCCAGGAATCGGAGCACGATGGGTCAATTCAGAAAATTTGCCCTTATCTTGGAGCTCTTTGACAACATTTGTCTTCTGAATGGCTTCCTTACATAACTTGTATTGCCGAATCCAATCAGGACACCAGCCGTTACAGAACCTCAAATTTACTTGTACTTTAATTTCCAAAGCCTGCACTTCTTCCATGAGTTGATTCACATTTGTCAACCACCTTTCTACATCCTTCTCAGCAATCTCATTGTTCATTGCAGCTCGCTCGATAGCCTCTTGCACCTTTTGCTGCTCTACTTGCAGGTCTGTTTTTGCTTTGGTAAGATCATCAACAGTTTTCTTGAAACGGAACAAATAACCAACATGACGTATGACGGGCTTTGCTGTGCATTTTACAACTTCAGCTGCAATGGAGCCCGTGCATCCCGTCAATATGTCCATCCTATCTGAAAATAAAAGACTGTTATACTTCTTAAACAGGGAACAAGATTAAAgataaagtgaaaatttcaaaattcaaggTATACCTCGTTGACACACTAGTGGGTACAAGTGACAAGGAAACAATTGCCACCAACTGCGCAATAAAGTAAATTGAGGAATTAATTGCAGTTGCTTCCAATTCTCCTTGCTATTCACCTGTCAAGATGAAAAAAGATGGTAAGAgattctttctcctttttttatttatatttatttttatatatataaaaggaattgCATCATCAACTTTAGCAATTGGTATCAAGATTACTCAATGTACCGTAAGAACCAAAAGATTATTACTATAAGTCTATAATGCTTCTCTTTACATGGACACTACTTTCCTCAATAAGCGGAGTCCGCCAGTGGTAAGGCATAATTATTTGATACAACACAAGCTCAATTAGTTTCCTTattttatctctcaaaaaaaaaaagtttccttaTCAAAGTAACAATTACTTCAATTATTgcctatttaattaaaaaaaaagatttctacaataattttctatctttacaaatatatcattctattatttttggtttgtttattattattattattattattattattttttttttttaaggtgaactGTATTCTTCTCACTTCTATTGTAGTGTATTATATTTGcttaatatagaaaaaaattttatagttttcaaatttatcattttttaggaataaagaaattatcataatagtcaaaactcatcacaaaattacatttttattttaacaaaaattaaaatgaaaccaaagaaattaaagatagacttcttaataatttattattcaaacaattggtaggcatattcaaattcatagcCATATAggttgtgttttgatataaactcaaattcttatatactaaaaatactaagtattaatccaaaccaaaaattaaccaaagctataaaaaaaaaacacaatgccaaaacacatatttataaaataaaataaaaactatcaaacttaattagagttataataaagaacataaatccaccaaaagaaagtagagagagagagagagagagagagagtactaaCAAATTTTGTGTGGGAAAAATATGGATTAAATGAgagaaataatttcaaatttatataaaataaaatagggagaagaagagtcaaaatttAAGAAAGAGAATAGGAGGAAGtgttctaccaaaaaaaaaaaaaaagga of Quercus lobata isolate SW786 chromosome 8, ValleyOak3.0 Primary Assembly, whole genome shotgun sequence contains these proteins:
- the LOC115956347 gene encoding disease resistance protein At4g27190-like, producing the protein MDILTGCTGSIAAEVVKCTAKPVIRHVGYLFRFKKTVDDLTKAKTDLQVEQQKVQEAIERAAMNNEIAEKDVERWLTNVNQLMEEVQALEIKVQVNLRFCNGWCPDWIRQYKLCKEAIQKTNVVKELQDKGKFSELTHRAPIPGIEIFSSSDFEVFESRKLAFQQIMEALHDDDSQRIGLHGIGGVGKTTLVKEVHKKTKELNLFDEIVMTVVSLTPNVRRIQGEIAGCLNLKLDNESDMARASEICLRIKKAEKILIILDDVWKDVNLEAIGIPSRDDHRGCKMLLTTRSVHVCNLMRCQRKIPLNFLVEEESLALMKKTAIVDDCPGLNDVVLEVVKECKGLPIAIITVGKALTGKSLNDWNVAMHQLRKSRLVDIEGVDEDKNAYACLKWSFDQLKRKTKLCFLLCSLFPEDYNIPIEELTRYVMGLEEDEDFHLLEDARCQVRAAVNSLKDSSLLLEGFGKEFVKMHDMVRDIGLWITSKGENEFELRACTRLERNKNFERATAIFLIDFNTKQLPDKLVCPRLNILLLGGIQSSKNISNALFEGMNCLKVLSLHDIILSSQSLELLTNLRTLYLNNCNFNDNLSSLGKLKRLEALSFYRCGIKALPSELGEMTSLKMLHLTYCHKLERIPSNVIGRLSQLEELIIISNRFRNWDVEGTTTEISNANLSELNSLPRLVNLSLNLSSNHLPKGFVFSEHLRRYVIDIGYPFLSAMTPRRTLAIKDLNASSMNALKSLFHTVEYFLIKSCEMECIADTISEGMILESHNQPICLSKLETLVVENCRKLEYIFPISVARGLQQLEWLELRDLPRLKQVFGQNREGEVGDCEIESHHQPTGFPKLKTIRVWNCRNLVCLSTARDFPQLESLELHHLPQLKQVFGQNREGEVGGCETESHHQPTGFPKLKTILVWNCNNLVCLSTARDLPQLESLELRDLPQLKQVFGQNREGEVGDCEIESHHQPTGFPKLKTIRVWNCSNLVCLSTARDFPQLESLELHHLPQLKQVFGQNREGEVGDCETESHHQPTGFPKLKTILVWNCSNLVCLSTARDLPQLESLELRDLPQLKQVFGQNREGEVGDCEIESHHQPTGFPKLKTILVWNCSNLVCLSTARDLPQLEKLSLYDLPQLKQVFGHEKGGDDGDGNNSVLSKLRELILVNLPELVSLGGGNSSSVWPSLPLERLEVVNCPKVKWSFFATVEVNVPALQKLQNLQILSLRDWNATSFDLMQGLSNLEELEIKNCGGIQEVIKLEGLLTIKGEQQDLLLPRLKKMLLIDLLELSCIWKGATKLINLNNLEDLEVIRCKKLTHLFTPALAQSLQKLKFLKIERCDELEHLIVENAEEQVLLESHPQPLCFLEPNVVKVVVESCNKLKYLFHVDHWNPVSIFLRLEELELKNCGGLQEVFNFEGFLTREGEQQDEFFPRLRKMCLVELHELTYIWKGPIQLINLNNLEDLKVIGCKKMTHLFTPALAQSLQKLKFLEIERCDELEHIIVENVEEQVSSENHLQPLCFPKLIRVNVKYCNKLKYLFPMTIADSLLELKILIVKENSQLLEVFTHEGDAGVQKDVTLPQLQFMGLKGLPSLVNFCPKNYQFILPKWMELSVESCKNMRTTFTRTPDKRVLINGEVAQIDEPTGTSTISPVLTICPANNDITWWTDVKDDRTCHVSSDEIYFYKESRRL